Proteins encoded together in one Zonotrichia leucophrys gambelii isolate GWCS_2022_RI chromosome 1, RI_Zleu_2.0, whole genome shotgun sequence window:
- the SRPX gene encoding sushi repeat-containing protein SRPX isoform X3 — protein MGSCWLRLAALLALGAGASLEYEGSGYSPLEDDEDVYALSRYKETPWCSPIKVKHGYANCRTPQGEYYKNVLGTRCDIRCQKGYELHGPHQLICQSSKRWSGKVLCKQKRCPALSMPTNGGFKCLDGAYFGSRCEYYCSPGYQLKGDRIVTCMDSKAWSGRPAACVDTEPPRIQCPSVKEKSAEPNKLTVRVFWDTPEGRDTADGILTDVILKGLPPGSHFPEGDHKIQYTVYDRAENKGTCKFLVKVRVRRCVKLNAPDNGYIKCSGDGNNYGATCEFSCIGGYELQGSPARVCQYNLGWSGVEPTCAPMNINVNVRTAAALLDQFYEKRRLLIISTPTAANFFYRMQLGMLQPAQCGLDLRHVTVVELVGVFPKLIGRIGVKLLPPSLTLQLRLLLRIPHFSFNIVVMDKHGMDKERYPFPATPAELFALIDKFPLRKDEMKLQAEIGHSCP, from the exons atggggagctgctggctgcgcCTCGCCGCGCTGCTCGCCCTGGGCGCCGGGGCCAGCCTGGAGTACGAGG GATCAGGATATTCACCCCTTGAAGATGATGAGGATGTTTATGCACTCAGTAGATACAAAG AAACACCGTGGTGCTCCCCCATTAAAGTGAAACATGGTTATGCAAACTGCAGGACACCTCAAGGGGAATATTACAAGAATGTGTTGGGCACGAGATGTGATATTCGCTGTCAGAAGGGCTACGAGCTGCATGGCCCTCACCAGCTGATTTGTCAGTCGAGCAAACGCTGGTCTGGGAAGGTGCTCTGCAAAC aaAAGCGTTGCCCTGCCTTGTCCATGCCAACCAACGGGGGCTTCAAGTGTTTGGATGGTGCCTACTTTGGCTCGAGGTGTGAGTACTACTGCTCCCCAGGGTACCAGCTCAAGGGGGACCGCATCGTCACCTGCATGGACAGCAAGGCCTGGAGCGGCCGCCCGGCAGCCTGTGTGG ACACTGAGCCCCCGAGGATCCAGTGCCCGAGCGTGAAGGAGAAGTCGGCGGAGCCCAACAAGCTGACAGTGCGCGTGTTCTGGGACACGCCCGAGGGACGGGACACTGCCGACGGCATCCTCACCGA TGTTATTTTGAAAGGCCTGCCACCAGGGTCACATTTTCCAGAAGGCGACCACAAAATCCAATATACTGTGTATGACAGAGCTGAAAACAAAGGCACCTGCAAATTTCTTGTTAAAGTCAGAG TCAGGCGCTGTGTGAAGTTGAATGCCCCAGATAATGGCTACATCAAGTGCTCAGGTGATGGCAATAACTATGGTGCTACCTGTGAGTTCTCCTGCATTGGTGGCTACGAGCTGCAAGGCAGCCCAGCTCGAGTCTGCCAGTACAACTTGGGGTGGTCAGGAGTGGAGCCAACCTGTGCAC CCATGAATATTAATGTGAATGTGAGGACTGCAGCTGCACTTCTGGATCAATTTTATGAGAAGCGGAGACTGCTGATTATTTCAACTCCTACTGCTGCTAACTTCTTCTACAGGAtgcagctggggatgctgcag ccagcacagtgtGGGCTAGACCTGCGACACGTCACCGTGGTGGAGCTGGTGGGTGTCTTCCCAAAACTGATAGGAAGAATAGGAGTGAAGCTGCTGCCCCCATCACTTACCCTGCAGCTCAG gctgctgctgaggatcCCCCATTTCAGTTTCAACATCGTGGTGATGGACAAGCACGGCATGGACAAGGAGCGCTACCCCTTCCCAGCAACCCCAGCTGAGCTCTTTGCCCTTATTGACAAGTTCCCCTTGAGGAAAGATGAGATGAAACTGCAAGCAGAAATTGGTCACTCATGTCCCTAA
- the SRPX gene encoding sushi repeat-containing protein SRPX isoform X4 — protein sequence MQQGSGYSPLEDDEDVYALSRYKETPWCSPIKVKHGYANCRTPQGEYYKNVLGTRCDIRCQKGYELHGPHQLICQSSKRWSGKVLCKQKRCPALSMPTNGGFKCLDGAYFGSRCEYYCSPGYQLKGDRIVTCMDSKAWSGRPAACVDTEPPRIQCPSVKEKSAEPNKLTVRVFWDTPEGRDTADGILTDVILKGLPPGSHFPEGDHKIQYTVYDRAENKGTCKFLVKVRVRRCVKLNAPDNGYIKCSGDGNNYGATCEFSCIGGYELQGSPARVCQYNLGWSGVEPTCAPMNINVNVRTAAALLDQFYEKRRLLIISTPTAANFFYRMQLGMLQPAQCGLDLRHVTVVELVGVFPKLIGRIGVKLLPPSLTLQLRLLLRIPHFSFNIVVMDKHGMDKERYPFPATPAELFALIDKFPLRKDEMKLQAEIGHSCP from the exons GATCAGGATATTCACCCCTTGAAGATGATGAGGATGTTTATGCACTCAGTAGATACAAAG AAACACCGTGGTGCTCCCCCATTAAAGTGAAACATGGTTATGCAAACTGCAGGACACCTCAAGGGGAATATTACAAGAATGTGTTGGGCACGAGATGTGATATTCGCTGTCAGAAGGGCTACGAGCTGCATGGCCCTCACCAGCTGATTTGTCAGTCGAGCAAACGCTGGTCTGGGAAGGTGCTCTGCAAAC aaAAGCGTTGCCCTGCCTTGTCCATGCCAACCAACGGGGGCTTCAAGTGTTTGGATGGTGCCTACTTTGGCTCGAGGTGTGAGTACTACTGCTCCCCAGGGTACCAGCTCAAGGGGGACCGCATCGTCACCTGCATGGACAGCAAGGCCTGGAGCGGCCGCCCGGCAGCCTGTGTGG ACACTGAGCCCCCGAGGATCCAGTGCCCGAGCGTGAAGGAGAAGTCGGCGGAGCCCAACAAGCTGACAGTGCGCGTGTTCTGGGACACGCCCGAGGGACGGGACACTGCCGACGGCATCCTCACCGA TGTTATTTTGAAAGGCCTGCCACCAGGGTCACATTTTCCAGAAGGCGACCACAAAATCCAATATACTGTGTATGACAGAGCTGAAAACAAAGGCACCTGCAAATTTCTTGTTAAAGTCAGAG TCAGGCGCTGTGTGAAGTTGAATGCCCCAGATAATGGCTACATCAAGTGCTCAGGTGATGGCAATAACTATGGTGCTACCTGTGAGTTCTCCTGCATTGGTGGCTACGAGCTGCAAGGCAGCCCAGCTCGAGTCTGCCAGTACAACTTGGGGTGGTCAGGAGTGGAGCCAACCTGTGCAC CCATGAATATTAATGTGAATGTGAGGACTGCAGCTGCACTTCTGGATCAATTTTATGAGAAGCGGAGACTGCTGATTATTTCAACTCCTACTGCTGCTAACTTCTTCTACAGGAtgcagctggggatgctgcag ccagcacagtgtGGGCTAGACCTGCGACACGTCACCGTGGTGGAGCTGGTGGGTGTCTTCCCAAAACTGATAGGAAGAATAGGAGTGAAGCTGCTGCCCCCATCACTTACCCTGCAGCTCAG gctgctgctgaggatcCCCCATTTCAGTTTCAACATCGTGGTGATGGACAAGCACGGCATGGACAAGGAGCGCTACCCCTTCCCAGCAACCCCAGCTGAGCTCTTTGCCCTTATTGACAAGTTCCCCTTGAGGAAAGATGAGATGAAACTGCAAGCAGAAATTGGTCACTCATGTCCCTAA
- the SRPX gene encoding sushi repeat-containing protein SRPX isoform X7 has translation MHPQTPWCSPIKVKHGYANCRTPQGEYYKNVLGTRCDIRCQKGYELHGPHQLICQSSKRWSGKVLCKQKRCPALSMPTNGGFKCLDGAYFGSRCEYYCSPGYQLKGDRIVTCMDSKAWSGRPAACVDTEPPRIQCPSVKEKSAEPNKLTVRVFWDTPEGRDTADGILTDVILKGLPPGSHFPEGDHKIQYTVYDRAENKGTCKFLVKVRVRRCVKLNAPDNGYIKCSGDGNNYGATCEFSCIGGYELQGSPARVCQYNLGWSGVEPTCAPMNINVNVRTAAALLDQFYEKRRLLIISTPTAANFFYRMQLGMLQPAQCGLDLRHVTVVELVGVFPKLIGRIGVKLLPPSLTLQLRLLLRIPHFSFNIVVMDKHGMDKERYPFPATPAELFALIDKFPLRKDEMKLQAEIGHSCP, from the exons ATGCACCCGC AAACACCGTGGTGCTCCCCCATTAAAGTGAAACATGGTTATGCAAACTGCAGGACACCTCAAGGGGAATATTACAAGAATGTGTTGGGCACGAGATGTGATATTCGCTGTCAGAAGGGCTACGAGCTGCATGGCCCTCACCAGCTGATTTGTCAGTCGAGCAAACGCTGGTCTGGGAAGGTGCTCTGCAAAC aaAAGCGTTGCCCTGCCTTGTCCATGCCAACCAACGGGGGCTTCAAGTGTTTGGATGGTGCCTACTTTGGCTCGAGGTGTGAGTACTACTGCTCCCCAGGGTACCAGCTCAAGGGGGACCGCATCGTCACCTGCATGGACAGCAAGGCCTGGAGCGGCCGCCCGGCAGCCTGTGTGG ACACTGAGCCCCCGAGGATCCAGTGCCCGAGCGTGAAGGAGAAGTCGGCGGAGCCCAACAAGCTGACAGTGCGCGTGTTCTGGGACACGCCCGAGGGACGGGACACTGCCGACGGCATCCTCACCGA TGTTATTTTGAAAGGCCTGCCACCAGGGTCACATTTTCCAGAAGGCGACCACAAAATCCAATATACTGTGTATGACAGAGCTGAAAACAAAGGCACCTGCAAATTTCTTGTTAAAGTCAGAG TCAGGCGCTGTGTGAAGTTGAATGCCCCAGATAATGGCTACATCAAGTGCTCAGGTGATGGCAATAACTATGGTGCTACCTGTGAGTTCTCCTGCATTGGTGGCTACGAGCTGCAAGGCAGCCCAGCTCGAGTCTGCCAGTACAACTTGGGGTGGTCAGGAGTGGAGCCAACCTGTGCAC CCATGAATATTAATGTGAATGTGAGGACTGCAGCTGCACTTCTGGATCAATTTTATGAGAAGCGGAGACTGCTGATTATTTCAACTCCTACTGCTGCTAACTTCTTCTACAGGAtgcagctggggatgctgcag ccagcacagtgtGGGCTAGACCTGCGACACGTCACCGTGGTGGAGCTGGTGGGTGTCTTCCCAAAACTGATAGGAAGAATAGGAGTGAAGCTGCTGCCCCCATCACTTACCCTGCAGCTCAG gctgctgctgaggatcCCCCATTTCAGTTTCAACATCGTGGTGATGGACAAGCACGGCATGGACAAGGAGCGCTACCCCTTCCCAGCAACCCCAGCTGAGCTCTTTGCCCTTATTGACAAGTTCCCCTTGAGGAAAGATGAGATGAAACTGCAAGCAGAAATTGGTCACTCATGTCCCTAA
- the SRPX gene encoding sushi repeat-containing protein SRPX isoform X6: MQQETPWCSPIKVKHGYANCRTPQGEYYKNVLGTRCDIRCQKGYELHGPHQLICQSSKRWSGKVLCKQKRCPALSMPTNGGFKCLDGAYFGSRCEYYCSPGYQLKGDRIVTCMDSKAWSGRPAACVDTEPPRIQCPSVKEKSAEPNKLTVRVFWDTPEGRDTADGILTDVILKGLPPGSHFPEGDHKIQYTVYDRAENKGTCKFLVKVRVRRCVKLNAPDNGYIKCSGDGNNYGATCEFSCIGGYELQGSPARVCQYNLGWSGVEPTCAPMNINVNVRTAAALLDQFYEKRRLLIISTPTAANFFYRMQLGMLQPAQCGLDLRHVTVVELVGVFPKLIGRIGVKLLPPSLTLQLRLLLRIPHFSFNIVVMDKHGMDKERYPFPATPAELFALIDKFPLRKDEMKLQAEIGHSCP; this comes from the exons AAACACCGTGGTGCTCCCCCATTAAAGTGAAACATGGTTATGCAAACTGCAGGACACCTCAAGGGGAATATTACAAGAATGTGTTGGGCACGAGATGTGATATTCGCTGTCAGAAGGGCTACGAGCTGCATGGCCCTCACCAGCTGATTTGTCAGTCGAGCAAACGCTGGTCTGGGAAGGTGCTCTGCAAAC aaAAGCGTTGCCCTGCCTTGTCCATGCCAACCAACGGGGGCTTCAAGTGTTTGGATGGTGCCTACTTTGGCTCGAGGTGTGAGTACTACTGCTCCCCAGGGTACCAGCTCAAGGGGGACCGCATCGTCACCTGCATGGACAGCAAGGCCTGGAGCGGCCGCCCGGCAGCCTGTGTGG ACACTGAGCCCCCGAGGATCCAGTGCCCGAGCGTGAAGGAGAAGTCGGCGGAGCCCAACAAGCTGACAGTGCGCGTGTTCTGGGACACGCCCGAGGGACGGGACACTGCCGACGGCATCCTCACCGA TGTTATTTTGAAAGGCCTGCCACCAGGGTCACATTTTCCAGAAGGCGACCACAAAATCCAATATACTGTGTATGACAGAGCTGAAAACAAAGGCACCTGCAAATTTCTTGTTAAAGTCAGAG TCAGGCGCTGTGTGAAGTTGAATGCCCCAGATAATGGCTACATCAAGTGCTCAGGTGATGGCAATAACTATGGTGCTACCTGTGAGTTCTCCTGCATTGGTGGCTACGAGCTGCAAGGCAGCCCAGCTCGAGTCTGCCAGTACAACTTGGGGTGGTCAGGAGTGGAGCCAACCTGTGCAC CCATGAATATTAATGTGAATGTGAGGACTGCAGCTGCACTTCTGGATCAATTTTATGAGAAGCGGAGACTGCTGATTATTTCAACTCCTACTGCTGCTAACTTCTTCTACAGGAtgcagctggggatgctgcag ccagcacagtgtGGGCTAGACCTGCGACACGTCACCGTGGTGGAGCTGGTGGGTGTCTTCCCAAAACTGATAGGAAGAATAGGAGTGAAGCTGCTGCCCCCATCACTTACCCTGCAGCTCAG gctgctgctgaggatcCCCCATTTCAGTTTCAACATCGTGGTGATGGACAAGCACGGCATGGACAAGGAGCGCTACCCCTTCCCAGCAACCCCAGCTGAGCTCTTTGCCCTTATTGACAAGTTCCCCTTGAGGAAAGATGAGATGAAACTGCAAGCAGAAATTGGTCACTCATGTCCCTAA